From Pseudodesulfovibrio nedwellii:
GTTTGTCCACGATAGCCAGAGATGCACCGAGGCGTTTGGCGTAAGCACGGGCACGTTCTACGCCACCGGCATCGGGAGAAATAATGACGAAATCTTCATCATTGCGTTCGCGCAGGTGTTCAAGCAGGGCAGGAGCGGCAAACAGGTTGTCTACCGGACAGTTGAAGAAGCCCTGAATCTGACCAGCGTGCAAATCAATGGTTACCAGACGCTGCATGCCTGCCGTGGAGAGCAGGTCGGCAACCATCTTGGCGGAAATCGGTGCGCGGGGCACGACCTTGCGATCCTGACGAGCGTATCCGAAATACGGTACCACTGCTGTGACGCGAGATGCGCTGGCACGCTTGAGTGCGTCCAGCATAAGACAGAGTTCCATAAGGTGAAAGTTGACAGGGGAACAGGTGGGTTGGACTACGAAGACATCGTCGCCGCGAACGTTCTCACCGATTTCGATGCGGATTTCTCCGTCGGAGAAACGCTCACGCAGAACCGGGGAAGCTTTTGTCCCCAGATGTTCGCAGATAGCGTCGGCCAGTTTCGGACTTGCGGACCCACTGATGATTTTCAGTTCACCGTGCATGATGACAATTACCTCATGGTTATAAAAAAAAGTGGCTGGGGCGGGAGGACTCGAACCCCCGAATACCAGGACCAAAACCTGGTGTCTTACCACTTGACGACGCCCCAACGAAATTTGCCGATAAGCGGTCGATTGCTTCGTTGCTGCGCGAAATTCCGATCCTTGCGTATGAGAATACGCGGCGGCCTTGAATTTCGCTTGCGCCTCGCACTCGACCATTTCTCGGCAAATTCCGTCCCAATTTATCGGGAGGTTGCCGTGGGCGTCTGCGGAGCAGACTGCCGTCGTCGATGAGACGCATTCGCTGTGTGAGCGATACGACCTTTATCTTTGATGGAAAATCTATCGACAATCCATCGTGAAAATTTCAATTCCGTCTTTTTCGAGAGCTTTTGCAGCAATCATTGCTGTGTCTCTGTTTTGGTAAAGGCCAAACAAAGAAGCTCCAGACCCGCTCATCGCGGCTGTTTCTGCCCCTGAGGTCATGATTTTTTCCTTTATTTCCTGTAGTCTTGGATGTTTTTCGAAGACAACAGGTTCAAAGTCGTTTGTCATTTCTCTGGGCGAAACGGGAGATGGAGTCTTAGTATCAGATTCTCGGGTTGTCAAGGATTGGTGAACCTTTGTTGCGTTGTTTTTTTTATCCCAAGCCGAGAATGCCCATGGAGTGGAAACTTCAATGTCGGGGCAAGCTATTAGGAGCGTCATTCCTGATAAAGTTACGGACGCTGGTTCGAGCTTGTCCCCGATGCCTGTGGCCCAGGCCGGACCATCCATGAGAAAGAAAGGAACGTCTGCCCCCAGCGATGCAGCCAGCGAGAGCATGGCTTCTTGTGAAAGCCCTTTGTCTCCTGCTTCGGTGTTGAGCCATGTGAGCATGGCTGCGGCATCGGAGCTGCCGCCACCAAGTCCGCCGCCCATGGGGATATTTTTTGTCAGTGTGACGAAAATACCGGGATGAAACCCAGTAGCTTCGCCGAACCGTTTCCATGCCGTATACATGAGATTTGAAGTCGTCTCGAGTTCCGGTTTTTCCGGGCAGCGAATGTAAAAATGTTCGTCATGGCCAGGTTCGATCTTGATAAGATCACACGGTGTATCCACAGGAAAGAACAGAGTACGCAGTTCGTGATAACCGTCTTCACGCAGCCCAATGATTTCCAGATGCAGGTTGATTTTGGCCGAAGCTACGAGTGTGGCAGGATTCAATAGTCTATTCCTCATAGAAGAAGGGGGCTCCATGTGGAGCCCCCTTTGATTTTACTTGTCGAGCGGCAGTGCCACGAAACTGTTCTGGCCCTGTCGTTTGATGAGGAGCATGACCGCGCCACGCTTCTTGTCGCGTTTAATGACGCTTTTTAGCTCTGCCACGGTGTTTACATCTTTCTGGTTGGCCTGAATGATGACGTCGCCTTGGCGGATACCTTCCTCTCCGGCTGCAGTGTTGCGGTCAACCGTGACCACAACCAGTCCCTGAGTTTTGTCCAGACCGAGAGCCTGTGCTTCTTGGTCGGTGACGGACTTCAGCTGCATGCCAAGAACTTCGGCAGTCTTAGTCGGTCCCTGACCTTTGGGGGTCATGGCGGCCAGAGATTTGTCATTGCGTTGGCCTAGGGTAACGTTTTTGGTCACCTTTTTGCCTTTACTCCATAGACCGAGTCGAGCCTTGTCTCCCGGTGCCAGGCCTGCGATTTGTTTGAGCAGATCATTATTGTCTTCGACTTTTTTGCCGTTGACTTCAAGGATGACATCGCCTTGCTTGACTCCACCCTTGTCGGCCGGAGAACCTTTGCCCACAGAGGCAATCAATGCACCAGTCGGTTCGGACAGGCCGAGAGCCTTGGCTTGGGTTTCACCCACGCGCTGGATGGTTACGCCAAGCCAGCCGCGTTGCA
This genomic window contains:
- a CDS encoding ribose-phosphate diphosphokinase encodes the protein MHGELKIISGSASPKLADAICEHLGTKASPVLRERFSDGEIRIEIGENVRGDDVFVVQPTCSPVNFHLMELCLMLDALKRASASRVTAVVPYFGYARQDRKVVPRAPISAKMVADLLSTAGMQRLVTIDLHAGQIQGFFNCPVDNLFAAPALLEHLRERNDEDFVIISPDAGGVERARAYAKRLGASLAIVDKRRDAPNQAKAMHIIGDVKDKVAVVIDDMIDTAGTMCAAANVIMENGAKDVLACATHPVLSGPAIKRLEDSAFSEVVVTDTIPLNEEAQTCSKIKQRSVASLLAKAINNVHTESSVSVLFV
- the ispE gene encoding 4-(cytidine 5'-diphospho)-2-C-methyl-D-erythritol kinase; the protein is MRNRLLNPATLVASAKINLHLEIIGLREDGYHELRTLFFPVDTPCDLIKIEPGHDEHFYIRCPEKPELETTSNLMYTAWKRFGEATGFHPGIFVTLTKNIPMGGGLGGGSSDAAAMLTWLNTEAGDKGLSQEAMLSLAASLGADVPFFLMDGPAWATGIGDKLEPASVTLSGMTLLIACPDIEVSTPWAFSAWDKKNNATKVHQSLTTRESDTKTPSPVSPREMTNDFEPVVFEKHPRLQEIKEKIMTSGAETAAMSGSGASLFGLYQNRDTAMIAAKALEKDGIEIFTMDCR